A region of Chitinophaga horti DNA encodes the following proteins:
- a CDS encoding RagB/SusD family nutrient uptake outer membrane protein: MRKTTISILSIAIGSIAASSCMRKLEVVPVEFKSAEFVFRDSARAEMFINNAYTDFPADVSGSFNWLDGNAMLASASDEAMHVSTNKTVPSAAQRMSAGNWNPSNMRYWRADDGAGNIGSWMKYGGYHGNRKPNTVLKNIDLLPNTTTQRFRNRIKGEALFLRALYHWFLFQRWGGIPIVDRSFEASEDVQLPRNSVKSVVDFIVRSCDEAYALLPAEPYYEPSEVGRADRGSCLALKAKVLLYAASPLYNRAGEDTLTSYGNMDATRWELAAKAAQDLVDLNWYSLYRPGTNPQTNYSGLFNAWGAGTTNRELIFARLRTPNRDTENDNFPAGFTNARGGTCPSQDLVDAYEMADGTLFSWNNTAQAAAPYTNRDPRFYASIIYNGARYTRFAGQNNYTFQIYTGGVNANGNAKTETGYYLNKFMDYSNANPAQNTGTVYHNWMYFRYAEVLLNLAEAGNEVGGPSYIAPGASAGLTPVQALDLVRARAGMPDVLTTFSRRGTPLNKETLRDLIRNERRIELSFEDHRYFDVRRWMIIETLPKFIRGVVITRNANGTFTYNPNVQVENKVFETKHYFFPIPQIEMNRNGNMVQNPDWEL, encoded by the coding sequence ATGAGAAAAACAACAATCAGCATATTATCTATCGCCATCGGTTCCATAGCCGCGTCATCCTGTATGCGGAAGCTGGAAGTGGTGCCGGTAGAGTTTAAATCCGCGGAGTTCGTGTTCAGGGATTCGGCCCGGGCGGAAATGTTTATCAACAACGCGTATACCGATTTTCCTGCCGACGTATCCGGCTCCTTTAACTGGCTGGATGGTAATGCGATGCTGGCCTCTGCAAGTGACGAAGCCATGCACGTTTCCACCAACAAAACCGTTCCTTCTGCTGCGCAACGTATGAGTGCCGGTAACTGGAACCCCTCTAACATGCGTTATTGGCGTGCAGACGATGGTGCGGGCAATATCGGCTCATGGATGAAGTATGGCGGCTACCACGGTAACCGTAAGCCCAATACCGTACTTAAAAACATAGACCTGCTGCCTAACACTACTACACAACGCTTCCGCAACCGTATTAAAGGCGAGGCACTTTTTCTGCGGGCCCTTTACCACTGGTTCCTGTTCCAGCGCTGGGGAGGTATCCCGATCGTGGACAGATCTTTTGAAGCATCGGAAGATGTGCAGTTGCCACGTAACTCCGTTAAGTCTGTAGTAGACTTTATCGTACGCAGCTGCGACGAGGCCTACGCTTTATTACCGGCAGAACCTTACTACGAGCCAAGTGAAGTGGGTCGTGCCGACCGTGGTTCCTGCCTGGCCCTCAAAGCCAAGGTATTGTTATACGCCGCCAGCCCGCTTTATAACCGCGCCGGTGAAGATACCCTTACCTCCTATGGCAATATGGACGCCACACGTTGGGAACTGGCCGCTAAAGCCGCACAGGACCTGGTTGACCTTAACTGGTACAGTTTATACCGTCCTGGCACAAACCCACAAACCAACTACTCTGGCTTATTTAATGCATGGGGAGCAGGTACAACGAACCGCGAGCTTATTTTCGCCCGCTTACGTACGCCTAACCGCGATACCGAGAATGATAACTTCCCGGCTGGTTTCACGAATGCAAGAGGTGGTACTTGTCCTTCACAGGACCTGGTAGACGCCTACGAAATGGCAGACGGTACCTTGTTCAGCTGGAACAACACCGCGCAGGCGGCAGCGCCCTATACTAACAGGGACCCACGCTTCTACGCCAGCATCATCTACAATGGCGCACGTTATACCCGCTTTGCTGGTCAGAATAACTACACGTTTCAGATCTATACCGGCGGCGTAAACGCTAACGGTAACGCTAAAACGGAAACAGGTTACTACCTGAACAAGTTCATGGACTATTCTAACGCGAACCCTGCTCAGAACACCGGTACGGTTTATCATAACTGGATGTATTTCCGTTATGCTGAAGTACTGCTCAACCTGGCGGAAGCCGGTAACGAAGTGGGCGGTCCGTCGTACATCGCTCCGGGCGCATCGGCAGGTTTAACACCTGTACAGGCGCTGGATCTCGTAAGAGCACGTGCTGGCATGCCGGATGTACTCACCACCTTCAGCAGGCGTGGTACACCGTTGAACAAGGAAACACTGCGCGACCTGATCCGCAACGAGCGCCGTATAGAGCTGTCATTCGAAGATCATCGCTACTTCGATGTACGCCGGTGGATGATCATCGAAACATTACCGAAGTTCATTCGTGGTGTAGTGATTACGAGAAACGCAAATGGTACGTTCACTTACAATCCAAATGTGCAGGTAGAGAACAAAGTGTTTGAAACGAAACATTACTTCTTCCCTATCCCACAAATTGAAATGAACCGTAACGGTAACATGGTCCAGAACCCGGATTGGGAACTATAA